A stretch of the Enoplosus armatus isolate fEnoArm2 chromosome 13, fEnoArm2.hap1, whole genome shotgun sequence genome encodes the following:
- the igsf5a gene encoding immunoglobulin superfamily member 5: MTVSWKPWPDLFCVCLLLCATGDSAVPEHFQLEPLNSTVLKGSRVQFNSTVWGTLQVMTWTVQGLLVLTVPDTGNISSSSKQFSARLFSSGDTSRVEFTIHNVTRRESGAVICTVQGKYGSKTAQLYVQESGTVDITGGNVTVVQGQQVEFQCVTSAWFPAPTVSWTHNGQAVNGSLYNTTSTADGDSFNSTSVLKLQAVRNTTVECWATVSTLTIPQSNSVFLVVVPKPPDWTVLIAVVVSIGGFALLVLLILGIIFCYKRRKEKQPNYQDEMRRVRTQSQISGVSAAGQGQGQVNAGHVPEGQTSGAPSELTDSGFFQANGSNNFEMPHAVNSNQAGNGYDRDNSTVDKSGLRKHRHVTIV, encoded by the exons ATGACTGTGTCCTGGAAACCATGGCCTGACCTCTTCTGCGTCTGTTTACTACTGTGTGCAACTGGAG ATTCGGCGGTGCCAGAGCACTTCCAGCTGGAGCCGCTGAATTCAACGGTGCTGAAAGGCTCTCGTGTGCAATTCAACAGCACCGTTTGGGGGACACTGCAGGTCATGACCTGGACCGTCCAAGGGCTTCTGGTCCTCACTGTCCCCGACACCGGTAACATATCCTCATCCTCAAAGCAGTTCTCCGCCAGATTGTTCTCCAGTGGTGACACCAGCCGCGTGGAGTTCACCATCCACAACGTCACCCGCAGGGAGTCCGGGGCGGTCATCTGCACTGTGCAGGGGAAGTATGGATCAAAGACAGCGCAGCTTTATGTACAAG AGAGTGGCACGGTCGACATCACGGGGGGGAACGTGACGGTGGTGCAGGGCCAGCAGGTGGAGTTCCAGTGTGTAACATCTGCTTGGTTCCCCGCACCTACTGTCAGCTGGACCCACAACGGTCAAGCTGTGAACGGCAGCTTGTACAACACCACCAGCACGGCCGATGGGGATTCCTTCAACTCCACCAGTGTCCTGAAGCTCCAGGCAGTCAGGAACACCACGGTAGAGTGTTGGGCGACTGTGTCGAcactaacaatcccacaatccAACTCTGTCTTCTTGGTGGTTG TTCCCAAGCCCCCTGACTGGACCGTGCTGATAGCCGTGGTCGTGTCCATTGGAGGTTTTGCTCTGCTGGTTTTGCTCATCCTCGGAATCATCTTCTGCTACAAACGCAGGAAAGAAAAAC AACCCAACTACCAAgatgaaatgag GAGAGTGAGGACACAGAGCCAGATAAGTGGTGTCAGTGCAGCAGGGCAGGGACAGGGTCAAGTGAACGCAGGACACGTGCCGGAGGGTCAAACAA GCGGCGCTCCCAGTGAACTCACTGACAGCGGCTTTTTCCAGGCGAATGGCTCTAATAATTTTGAG ATGCCTCACGCTGTGAACAGCAACCAGGCAGGAAATGGCTACGATAGGGACAACAGCACTGTGGACAAATCAGGCCTcaggaaacacagacatgtCACCATCgtgtga